A stretch of Dyella sp. BiH032 DNA encodes these proteins:
- a CDS encoding chemotaxis protein CheB codes for MGAPKAVVIGCSAGGLAALEKLFGGILPGLPQPFLVCCHTGSSTVDMLCELLARHAAMPVEEAREREAPRGGHVYVAPSGYHLLVEADGRFALSVDPRVSFARPSIDVLFASAAEAYGPGLAGMILTGANSDGAAGLAALRARGGLAIVQQPDDAESPAMPQAALERAGADHCLPLAAIAPLLNRICLS; via the coding sequence ATGGGCGCACCGAAGGCCGTCGTCATCGGTTGTTCCGCCGGCGGGCTGGCCGCGCTGGAGAAACTCTTCGGCGGCATCCTGCCCGGCCTGCCGCAACCGTTCCTGGTGTGTTGCCATACCGGTTCGTCCACCGTGGACATGCTGTGCGAACTGCTGGCGCGCCATGCCGCGATGCCAGTCGAGGAAGCGCGCGAACGCGAGGCCCCGCGCGGCGGCCACGTGTACGTGGCACCCAGCGGCTATCACCTGCTGGTGGAAGCCGACGGCCGTTTCGCGCTCAGCGTGGACCCGCGCGTGAGCTTCGCGCGCCCCTCCATCGACGTGCTGTTCGCGTCTGCCGCCGAAGCCTACGGCCCGGGATTGGCCGGCATGATACTGACCGGTGCCAACAGCGACGGCGCGGCCGGATTGGCCGCGCTGCGCGCGCGCGGCGGATTGGCCATCGTGCAGCAGCCGGACGACGCGGAATCCCCTGCCATGCCGCAGGCCGCGCTCGAGCGCGCCGGTGCGGACCATTGCCTGCCCCTGGCGGCCATCGCGCCGCTGCTCAACCGAATCTGTCTGTCATGA
- a CDS encoding diguanylate cyclase — protein sequence MTAERPKILVVDDTHANLVAMRRLLADCGAELHEAGSGNEALAMCLDHDFALILLDVNMPDMDGFEVASLLGESGQLLETPIIFVTAAYADDINRLKGYRFGAVDYIAKPVNDVILQSKVRVFLELYAARAQLRSTLHELSERNRQLDLEIAERKRIEAQIRHQATHDLLTGLPNRMLFRDRLTTAMQRMPRHGQPFALVMLDIDGFKGVNDNHGHPAGDALLRAIATRLNELLRASDTVARLGGDEFALILEEVTDQPALIERCRSIGAALAAPYPLEGRHGPFVAQVSASQGIAVWDGDARNDEDLIQAADRALYKAKEEGKNRCVVAP from the coding sequence ATGACTGCCGAACGCCCCAAGATCCTCGTCGTCGACGATACCCACGCCAACCTCGTGGCCATGCGCCGGCTGCTCGCCGACTGCGGCGCCGAGCTGCACGAAGCCGGCAGCGGCAACGAGGCGCTCGCGATGTGCCTGGACCACGATTTCGCGCTGATCCTGCTCGATGTGAACATGCCGGACATGGACGGCTTCGAGGTCGCGTCGCTGCTGGGCGAATCCGGCCAGCTGCTTGAGACGCCGATCATCTTCGTCACCGCGGCGTATGCGGACGACATCAACCGGCTCAAGGGTTACCGCTTCGGCGCGGTGGACTACATCGCCAAACCAGTGAACGACGTGATCCTGCAATCGAAGGTACGCGTGTTCCTGGAGCTCTACGCGGCACGTGCCCAGTTGCGCTCCACCCTGCACGAACTGTCGGAACGCAATCGCCAGCTCGACCTGGAAATCGCCGAGCGCAAGCGCATCGAGGCACAGATCCGCCATCAGGCCACGCACGACCTGCTGACCGGGCTGCCCAACCGCATGCTGTTCCGCGATCGCCTGACCACCGCCATGCAGCGAATGCCCCGGCATGGCCAGCCGTTCGCGCTGGTCATGCTGGACATCGATGGCTTCAAGGGCGTCAACGACAATCACGGGCATCCCGCCGGCGACGCCCTGCTGCGCGCCATCGCCACGCGCCTCAACGAGCTGCTGCGCGCCAGCGATACGGTGGCGCGGCTGGGCGGCGACGAGTTCGCATTGATCCTGGAGGAAGTGACGGATCAACCCGCACTGATCGAGCGTTGCCGCAGCATCGGCGCCGCGCTGGCGGCACCTTATCCGCTGGAGGGCCGGCACGGGCCGTTCGTTGCCCAGGTGAGCGCCAGCCAGGGCATCGCGGTGTGGGACGGCGATGCGCGCAACGACGAGGACCTGATCCAGGCTGCCGACCGCGCTCTGTACAAGGCAAAAGAGGAAGGCAAGAACCGGTGCGTGGTCGCGCCCTGA
- a CDS encoding acyl-CoA dehydrogenase, with product MSVILTLLAALIATGACAYHRSSLRTWSIVTVAATLVVGLIVGAPVTTAVLVILELLVALPLLMVDFRRKKISAPLLKLFAKVTPKLSETEQTALEAGTVGFEGQLFSGKPDWHELIRQPKPELSTEEQAFMDGPVEQLCGMLDDWQITHELADLPPEVWTFVKKNKFFGMIIPKQYGGLGFSALAHSAVLQKLATMSATVASTVAVPNSLGPAELLLHYGSDEQKNYYLPRLAVGEEIPCFALTGPYAGSDATSITDYGIVCKQTVDGVETVGIRLTFDKRYITLAPIATVVGLAFRMYDPEKLLGDKEDLGITLALIPRSTPGLQIGRRHFPLNVPFQNGPVHGKDMFVPLSVLIGGPHMAGHGWRMLVECLSVGRAISLPSNATGGVRAAVAATGAYARMRKQFGLSIARFEGVEEALARIGGLTYATAALSRATAAAVDRGEKPAVPSAIAKYHATEWGRVIAGDAMDVHGGKAVQLGPKNYAGRAWQGVPIAITVEGANIMTRSLMIFGQGAIRCHPYVLKEMQALSIADYGDRLRTFDRLLFSHIGFGISNAVRAFTLGLTGSRIGEAAGDAYTRRYYRKLDRYSAALALCADTFMGVLGGKLKFKEKLSARLGDVLSYLYIASAMLKRYEDTGRPEADRPLLAWAFHECMWRTQMALDGAIRNFPVKPVSWLLRALVFPFGRREVPPSDRLGRRVAAIITAPGEARDRLLEWVYLTPTANNTVGRMNALLPDVIAAEPVERKFLKAQKAGQFKSHDYVGQLAEAEKAGVIDSAEAALLKRVREGVFEFISVDDFDPAELGAAKTREDAKKLADAA from the coding sequence ATGTCCGTGATCCTCACCCTGCTGGCGGCACTCATTGCCACCGGCGCCTGTGCCTACCACCGCAGCAGCCTCCGGACCTGGTCGATCGTGACCGTCGCGGCGACGCTGGTGGTCGGGCTGATCGTCGGCGCGCCGGTCACCACGGCCGTGCTGGTCATCCTCGAGCTGCTCGTCGCACTGCCGCTGCTGATGGTGGATTTCCGCCGCAAGAAGATCAGCGCGCCGCTGCTCAAGCTATTCGCCAAGGTCACGCCCAAGCTGTCAGAGACCGAACAGACCGCGCTGGAAGCCGGCACCGTCGGTTTCGAAGGCCAGCTGTTCTCCGGCAAGCCGGACTGGCACGAGCTGATCAGGCAGCCGAAGCCGGAGCTGAGCACCGAAGAGCAGGCCTTCATGGACGGCCCGGTAGAGCAGCTTTGCGGCATGCTCGACGACTGGCAGATCACCCACGAGCTGGCCGACCTGCCGCCGGAGGTCTGGACCTTCGTCAAGAAGAACAAGTTCTTCGGCATGATCATCCCGAAGCAGTACGGCGGCCTGGGCTTTTCCGCGCTGGCGCACTCGGCGGTGCTGCAGAAGCTGGCCACCATGTCGGCCACCGTCGCTTCCACCGTCGCCGTGCCCAATTCGCTCGGCCCGGCGGAACTGCTGCTGCACTACGGCAGCGACGAGCAGAAGAACTATTACCTGCCGCGCCTCGCGGTGGGCGAAGAAATCCCGTGCTTCGCCCTCACCGGCCCGTATGCCGGCTCCGATGCCACCTCGATCACCGACTACGGCATCGTCTGCAAGCAGACGGTGGACGGTGTCGAGACCGTGGGCATCCGCCTCACCTTCGACAAGCGCTACATCACGCTGGCGCCGATCGCCACGGTCGTCGGCCTGGCCTTCCGCATGTATGACCCGGAAAAACTGCTGGGCGACAAGGAAGACCTCGGCATCACCCTGGCCCTGATTCCGCGCTCGACGCCCGGCCTGCAGATCGGCCGCCGTCATTTCCCGCTGAACGTTCCGTTCCAGAACGGCCCCGTGCACGGCAAGGACATGTTCGTGCCGCTGTCGGTGCTGATCGGCGGCCCGCACATGGCCGGCCACGGCTGGCGCATGCTGGTGGAATGCCTGTCGGTCGGCCGCGCCATCTCGCTGCCGTCCAACGCCACCGGCGGCGTGCGCGCCGCGGTCGCGGCGACCGGCGCCTATGCGCGCATGCGCAAGCAGTTCGGTCTTTCGATCGCCCGGTTCGAAGGTGTGGAAGAGGCGCTGGCCCGCATCGGCGGACTGACCTACGCCACGGCCGCGCTGTCGCGCGCCACGGCGGCCGCGGTGGACCGCGGCGAAAAGCCGGCGGTGCCGTCGGCCATCGCCAAGTATCACGCCACGGAATGGGGCCGCGTGATTGCCGGCGACGCCATGGACGTGCACGGCGGCAAGGCGGTGCAGCTGGGCCCGAAGAACTATGCCGGCCGCGCCTGGCAGGGCGTGCCGATCGCCATCACGGTGGAAGGCGCGAACATCATGACGCGCAGCCTGATGATCTTCGGCCAGGGCGCCATCCGCTGCCATCCCTACGTGCTGAAGGAAATGCAGGCGTTGTCCATCGCCGACTACGGCGACCGCCTGCGGACCTTCGACCGCCTGCTGTTCAGCCACATCGGCTTCGGCATTTCCAACGCGGTACGCGCCTTCACCCTCGGACTTACCGGTTCGCGCATCGGCGAGGCCGCGGGCGATGCGTACACCCGCCGCTACTACCGCAAGCTCGACCGCTATTCGGCTGCGCTGGCGCTGTGCGCCGACACATTCATGGGCGTGCTCGGCGGCAAGCTGAAGTTCAAGGAAAAGCTGTCGGCCCGCCTGGGCGACGTGCTGAGCTACCTGTACATCGCCAGCGCTATGCTCAAGCGCTACGAGGACACGGGCCGTCCGGAAGCGGATCGTCCGCTGCTGGCCTGGGCGTTCCACGAGTGCATGTGGCGCACGCAGATGGCGCTGGACGGCGCGATCCGCAATTTCCCGGTGAAGCCCGTGTCCTGGCTGCTGCGCGCGCTCGTGTTCCCGTTCGGCCGCCGCGAAGTCCCGCCGTCCGACCGCTTGGGCCGCCGCGTCGCCGCGATCATCACCGCGCCGGGCGAGGCACGCGACCGCCTGCTCGAATGGGTGTACCTCACCCCGACGGCGAACAACACGGTCGGCCGCATGAACGCGCTGCTGCCGGACGTGATCGCCGCCGAGCCGGTGGAGCGCAAGTTCCTCAAGGCGCAGAAGGCCGGCCAGTTCAAGTCGCACGACTACGTCGGCCAGCTGGCCGAGGCGGAGAAGGCCGGCGTGATCGACAGCGCCGAAGCCGCGCTGCTCAAGCGCGTGCGCGAAGGCGTGTTCGAGTTCATCTCCGTGGACGACTTCGACCCCGCGGAGCTGGGCGCGGCCAAGACCCGGGAAGACGCCAAGAAACTGGCCGACGCCGCCTGA
- a CDS encoding alpha/beta hydrolase — MVIVPPSAPLQTSFAAADGVRLAVDVRGENGAPTLLFAHGFGQTRHAWTATASALADEGYRCVTFDSRGHGESGRVAGGDYHMEQFASDLVGLARSQPTPPVLVGASMGGLLGLVVAGELDPALFRALVLVDITPRWETAGVERILAFMQAHPDGFADYAEAAEQIAAYLPHRAGRKSEDQLRPLLREGTDGRLRWHWDPVLLGGDLVRESERYQPRLMSAAAQVRVPVLLLSGGRSDVVSRDTVDEFLRLVPQAEHVELPRATHMVAGDANDAFTRQIARFVRALGSGT, encoded by the coding sequence ATGGTTATCGTCCCGCCCTCGGCGCCCCTTCAAACCTCCTTTGCCGCCGCCGATGGCGTGCGGTTGGCCGTCGACGTACGCGGAGAGAACGGCGCTCCCACCCTGCTGTTCGCCCATGGCTTCGGCCAGACGCGCCATGCCTGGACGGCGACTGCGAGCGCGCTGGCCGACGAAGGCTATCGCTGCGTCACGTTCGACAGCCGCGGCCACGGCGAGAGCGGGCGCGTGGCCGGCGGTGACTACCACATGGAGCAGTTCGCTTCCGATCTGGTCGGGCTGGCGCGGTCGCAGCCCACGCCACCCGTCCTCGTAGGCGCGTCCATGGGCGGTCTGCTCGGCCTGGTCGTGGCTGGGGAGCTGGACCCCGCGCTGTTCCGCGCGCTGGTGCTGGTCGACATCACGCCGCGCTGGGAGACCGCCGGGGTCGAGCGCATCCTGGCCTTCATGCAGGCCCATCCGGACGGTTTCGCCGATTACGCCGAGGCCGCCGAGCAGATCGCCGCCTACCTGCCGCACCGCGCGGGCCGCAAGAGCGAGGACCAGCTTCGCCCCTTGCTGCGCGAAGGCACCGACGGCCGCCTGCGCTGGCATTGGGATCCGGTCCTGCTGGGCGGCGATCTGGTGCGCGAGAGCGAGCGCTACCAGCCGCGCCTGATGAGCGCCGCCGCCCAGGTGCGCGTGCCGGTGCTGCTGCTCTCGGGCGGGCGCAGCGACGTGGTCTCGCGCGACACCGTCGACGAATTTCTCCGGCTCGTGCCCCAGGCCGAGCATGTGGAACTGCCGCGCGCCACGCACATGGTCGCCGGCGACGCCAACGACGCTTTCACCCGGCAGATCGCACGATTCGTGCGGGCGCTGGGCAGCGGAACCTGA
- a CDS encoding helix-turn-helix domain-containing protein yields MNVSAKTERTRLSAEDWEDAALKLIADQGVGALAVEALARQLGVTKGSFYWHFRTREALLQAALERWEQYGEREVISQIEAMPDPRARLPELFRRVAHEIAPHRVYAALLKALDHPQVVPVMARVSQRRMDFLTTIYREAGLEPTEALNRARLTYAAYVGFLQLNFTLGLPRISHEEFDAYVEHMIRTLTPA; encoded by the coding sequence ATGAATGTCAGCGCAAAAACCGAACGGACCCGCCTCTCCGCCGAGGACTGGGAAGACGCCGCCCTCAAGCTGATCGCCGACCAGGGCGTCGGCGCCCTCGCCGTCGAGGCCCTCGCCCGCCAGCTCGGCGTGACCAAGGGCAGCTTCTACTGGCACTTCCGCACCCGCGAAGCCTTGCTGCAGGCCGCGCTGGAGCGCTGGGAGCAGTACGGCGAGCGCGAGGTGATCAGCCAGATCGAGGCCATGCCCGATCCGCGCGCTCGCCTGCCGGAACTGTTCCGGCGCGTGGCCCACGAAATCGCCCCGCACCGCGTCTATGCGGCCCTGCTCAAGGCGTTGGACCACCCGCAGGTGGTGCCGGTGATGGCCCGCGTCTCGCAGCGGCGCATGGACTTCCTCACCACGATCTACCGCGAAGCGGGGCTGGAACCGACCGAGGCCCTCAATCGCGCGCGGCTCACCTACGCGGCCTACGTCGGCTTCCTGCAGCTGAACTTCACGCTGGGTCTACCGCGCATCAGCCATGAAGAGTTCGATGCCTACGTCGAGCACATGATCCGGACACTTACGCCGGCCTGA
- a CDS encoding phosphoenolpyruvate carboxykinase (GTP) has translation MASKLEALQRWVDEVAALTRPARIHWCDGSDAEYQELVQQMVRSGDLVELNQQTHPGCYLHRSHPSDVARVEHLTFVCTKDREDAGPNNHWMAPAEAHEKMDELFAGCMEGRTMYVIPYCMGPIDSPLARCGVEITDSPYVVANMRTMTRMGAAALARIESEGSFVRGLHSVGELDPERRFIMHFPEELTIKSYGSGYGGNALLGKKCHALRIASWQARDEGWLAEHMLIVGIENPQGQTHYIAAAFPSACGKTNLAMLIPPEGYRQDGWKVWTVGDDICWMRPGADGRLYAINPEAGFFGVAPGTSANSNPNALASIARDTIFTNVAVTADNQPWWEGLPGEPALDWQGRPYDPANGPAAHPNARFTVSAKQCPTWSPKAEDAQGVPISAIVFGGRRPSLVPLVFEARDWAHGVLVGGAMGSETTAAATGAVGVLRRDSMAMKPFCGYHYGDYFGHWLSFDKPGAQLPKIFHVNWFRKGKDGKFLWPGFGDNLRVLEWMIARVEGKAEGIDSPIGTLPARHELRTAGLNVDDAALDELLDVDHAGWQAEAAAIGEYLREFGQRMPQRLHDELQRVADALAGEPRAQAVAS, from the coding sequence ATGGCGAGCAAGCTGGAGGCGCTGCAGCGCTGGGTCGACGAGGTGGCGGCGCTGACCCGCCCCGCCCGCATCCATTGGTGCGACGGCTCTGATGCCGAATACCAGGAACTGGTGCAGCAGATGGTGCGCAGCGGCGACCTGGTGGAACTGAACCAGCAGACCCACCCGGGCTGCTATCTGCACCGCTCCCACCCTTCCGACGTGGCCCGCGTGGAACACCTCACCTTCGTCTGCACGAAGGACCGCGAGGACGCCGGCCCGAACAACCACTGGATGGCGCCGGCCGAAGCGCACGAGAAGATGGACGAGCTGTTCGCCGGCTGCATGGAAGGCCGGACCATGTACGTCATCCCGTACTGCATGGGCCCGATCGATTCGCCGCTGGCGCGCTGCGGCGTGGAGATCACCGACAGCCCCTACGTGGTGGCCAATATGCGCACCATGACGCGCATGGGCGCCGCGGCACTGGCGCGCATCGAGAGCGAGGGCAGCTTCGTGCGTGGCCTTCATTCCGTTGGCGAGCTGGATCCGGAACGCCGTTTCATCATGCATTTCCCCGAAGAGCTGACCATCAAGTCGTACGGCTCCGGCTACGGCGGCAATGCGCTGCTCGGCAAGAAATGCCATGCGCTGCGCATCGCCAGCTGGCAGGCGCGCGACGAGGGCTGGCTGGCCGAGCACATGCTGATCGTGGGCATCGAGAATCCGCAGGGCCAGACGCACTACATCGCTGCGGCGTTTCCCTCGGCCTGTGGCAAGACCAATCTCGCCATGCTCATCCCGCCCGAAGGCTATCGCCAGGATGGCTGGAAGGTATGGACGGTGGGTGACGACATCTGTTGGATGCGCCCCGGCGCGGACGGCCGACTGTATGCGATCAATCCGGAAGCCGGCTTCTTCGGCGTCGCGCCGGGCACCAGCGCGAACAGCAACCCGAACGCGCTGGCCAGCATCGCGCGCGACACCATCTTCACCAACGTCGCCGTCACCGCCGACAACCAGCCCTGGTGGGAAGGCCTGCCGGGCGAGCCCGCGCTGGACTGGCAGGGCCGGCCGTACGACCCTGCCAATGGCCCGGCCGCGCACCCGAATGCCCGCTTCACGGTGAGCGCGAAGCAGTGCCCGACCTGGTCGCCCAAGGCCGAGGACGCCCAGGGCGTGCCGATCAGCGCGATCGTGTTCGGTGGCCGCCGGCCGTCGCTGGTGCCGCTGGTGTTCGAGGCCCGTGACTGGGCGCACGGCGTGCTGGTGGGCGGCGCGATGGGCTCGGAGACCACCGCCGCCGCGACCGGCGCCGTGGGCGTGCTGCGGCGCGACTCGATGGCGATGAAGCCGTTCTGCGGCTATCACTACGGCGATTACTTCGGCCATTGGCTGTCGTTCGACAAGCCGGGCGCGCAGCTGCCGAAGATCTTCCACGTGAACTGGTTCCGCAAAGGCAAGGACGGCAAGTTCCTCTGGCCCGGCTTCGGCGACAACCTGCGCGTGCTCGAATGGATGATCGCGCGCGTGGAAGGCAAGGCCGAGGGCATCGATTCCCCCATCGGCACGCTGCCGGCGCGGCACGAACTCCGCACCGCGGGCTTGAACGTCGACGACGCGGCACTGGACGAGTTGCTGGACGTCGACCATGCCGGTTGGCAGGCCGAAGCCGCCGCGATCGGCGAGTACCTGCGCGAGTTCGGACAGCGCATGCCGCAGCGCCTGCACGACGAACTGCAGCGCGTGGCGGACGCGCTCGCCGGTGAGCCCCGCGCCCAGGCCGTCGCTTCCTGA
- a CDS encoding sigma-70 family RNA polymerase sigma factor, whose translation MPPAAVAAPDDDAADVRAAADGDRAAFQRLYRRHADRVYGAVYRLAGYDHARAEDLTQDAFIRAWQKLAGFRHESAFGTWLYRLAVNVALMDIRSRGSDPVSTMDDDDLPDHGETPFCAAERDELERAIGKLPPRARAVLVLHDVEGWRHEEIGAELGMAVGSSKAQLHRARGLLRKVLGEAS comes from the coding sequence ATGCCACCTGCCGCCGTCGCAGCGCCCGACGATGACGCCGCCGACGTGCGCGCGGCAGCGGACGGCGACCGCGCGGCGTTCCAGCGCTTGTACCGGCGGCACGCCGATCGCGTGTACGGGGCCGTGTACCGCCTGGCCGGCTACGACCACGCCCGCGCCGAAGACCTGACCCAGGACGCCTTCATACGCGCCTGGCAGAAACTTGCCGGCTTCCGGCACGAAAGCGCGTTCGGCACCTGGCTGTACCGCCTGGCGGTGAACGTAGCGCTGATGGATATCCGCTCGCGCGGCTCGGACCCCGTGAGCACGATGGACGACGACGACCTGCCCGATCACGGCGAAACGCCGTTCTGTGCCGCCGAACGCGACGAATTGGAACGCGCCATCGGCAAACTGCCGCCCCGGGCGCGCGCCGTGCTGGTACTGCACGACGTCGAAGGCTGGCGGCACGAAGAAATCGGTGCCGAGCTGGGCATGGCCGTCGGCTCGTCGAAAGCGCAGCTGCACCGCGCACGCGGGTTGCTGCGAAAGGTTCTTGGAGAAGCGTCATGA
- a CDS encoding DUF4097 family beta strand repeat-containing protein, whose translation MKTFRYLPVLLALSIGQALADTPINLSHDANPNVRLEISNIKGAVTVTAWDRNQVQVSGRLGEGAKPLAIEGNNSHLEIKVEPQSRSGWFNWNSDTSMGNTSLDVRVPKGASLDVEVVSAPMGIDGIDGGQIKVNSVSGKVRINARSPSVDAESVSGSLELAGHAEKVNLQTVSGDILAPSVGHEAELQTVSGRIHVNGGPWKRLNLSTVSGDVQIGGGMAPGGDMSVDSMSGDVQVQTPSNLAAQIHANTFSGDLRSDFGTPRKVEHGPGTELDATAGGGGSRIKIETFSGDLRIRRQD comes from the coding sequence ATGAAAACCTTCCGCTATCTTCCCGTTCTGCTGGCGCTGTCGATCGGCCAGGCACTCGCCGATACGCCCATCAATCTCAGCCATGACGCCAACCCGAACGTGCGGTTGGAGATCAGCAACATCAAAGGCGCGGTCACCGTGACGGCCTGGGATCGCAACCAGGTGCAGGTGAGCGGACGCCTCGGCGAGGGCGCGAAGCCCCTGGCCATCGAGGGCAATAACAGCCATCTCGAAATCAAGGTGGAGCCGCAGAGCCGGTCGGGCTGGTTCAACTGGAACAGCGACACTTCCATGGGCAATACCTCGCTCGACGTGCGCGTGCCCAAGGGGGCTTCGCTGGACGTCGAAGTGGTCAGCGCGCCCATGGGCATCGACGGTATCGACGGCGGCCAGATCAAGGTCAATTCGGTGAGCGGCAAGGTGCGCATCAACGCGCGCTCGCCTTCGGTGGATGCCGAGAGCGTCAGCGGCAGCCTGGAGTTGGCCGGCCATGCAGAGAAGGTGAATCTGCAGACCGTCAGCGGCGACATCCTTGCCCCGTCGGTAGGACACGAAGCGGAACTGCAGACCGTCTCCGGCCGCATTCACGTGAACGGCGGGCCATGGAAGCGACTCAACCTGAGCACCGTCTCCGGCGACGTGCAGATCGGCGGCGGCATGGCGCCCGGCGGCGACATGAGCGTGGACAGCATGAGCGGCGACGTGCAGGTGCAGACGCCGTCCAATCTCGCCGCCCAGATCCACGCCAATACGTTCAGCGGCGACCTGCGCAGCGACTTCGGCACGCCGCGCAAGGTGGAACACGGCCCCGGCACCGAGCTGGACGCCACCGCCGGCGGCGGCGGCTCGCGGATCAAGATCGAGACATTCAGCGGCGACCTGCGTATCCGCCGGCAGGACTGA